A genomic stretch from Mya arenaria isolate MELC-2E11 chromosome 10, ASM2691426v1 includes:
- the LOC128206448 gene encoding short-chain collagen C4-like, which produces METLRNNYIVILLAAVCFAREPECSRFHYEEKLLEKAIRSEIRMEAFGDSLKEATSSMDVQIQKITELTNAVQKQHEEIESLKTGDLKSSSVYTRWGRRSCPGTTEMVYEGFAAGGDHNHKGASSNYICLPQDPIYDDDGRNAASVSKIYGAEYEIGSATFHTSLHDEEVPCAVCHVVGRSVVMIPARNACYSGWHTEYSGYLMSSYHGHAGNKEIVCVDGNSEKAEGSDGGDQNGALFYFAQAVCGSLKCPPYSENKALTCVVCSR; this is translated from the exons ATGGAAACATTACGAAACAACTATATAGTCATTTTATTGGCAGCCGTTTGCTTTGCGCGGGAGCCTGAATGTTCGCGGTTTCATTACGAGGAAAAGTTGTTAGAAAAAGCGATCAGATCGGAAATAAGAATGGAAGCGTTTGGCGATTCGTTGAAGGAGGCAACTAGTTCAATGGATGTACAAATTCAAAAGATTACAG AACTAACAAATGCAGTGCAAAAGCAACATGAAGAAATTGAATCACTGAAGACCGGGGACTTAAAGAGCAGCAGTGTATACACAAGGTGGGGTCGGCGGTCATGCCCTGGAACCACGGAGATGGTGTACGAAGGGTTTGCTGCCGGTGGAGATCACAACCACAAAGGAGCAAGCAGTAATTATATTTGTCTGCCTCAGGATCCAATCTATGACGACGATGGACGGAATGCGGCTTCCGTTAGCAAGATTTACGGTGCTGAATATGAAATCGGGTCTGCAACGTTTCACACGAGTTTACATGACGAAGAAGTTCCATGTGCCGTCTGCCACGTTGTTGGAAGAAGCGTTGTCATGATTCCGGCGAGGAATGCCTGTTACAGTGGATGGCATACCGAATACTCTGGCTATTTAATGTCGTCTTATCACGGCCATGCAGGTAACAAGGAAATCGTTTGCGTGGACGGAAACAGTGAAAAGGCAGAAGGGAGTGATGGTGGAGACCAGAATGGTGCACTGTTTTACTTTGCTCAAGCTGTTTGTGGCTCGTTAAAGTGTCCTCCATATAGCGAGAACAAGGCGTTAACCTGTGTGGTTTGTTCTAGATAG
- the LOC128204496 gene encoding short-chain collagen C4-like gives MSLAAVCFTQEPGCSRFHYEEKLLEKVIRSEIRMEAFEELSKKTTGSVEENMQTLIGLTNTVQELQKEIQILKSVDVKSSGVYTRWGRRSCPGITELVYEGFAGGGHYTQKGASSNYICLPQDPILNSDGRKAGALSKVYGAEYQTDSATFHNNLYNEDVPCAVCRVVGKSVVMIPARNACYSGWQTEYFGYLMSSYYGHEGNKELVCMDENPEKAEGSDGGDQNGALFYFAQAVCGSLKCPPYSENKALTCVVCSR, from the exons ATGTCACTTGCAGCTGTTTGCTTTACGCAGGAGCCTGGATGTTCGAGGTTCCATTACGAAGAAAAGCTGTTAGAAAAAGTGATCAGATCGGAAATCAGGATGGAAGCGTTTGAGGAATTATCAAAGAAGACAACTGGCTCTGTGGAAGAAAATATGCAGACACTTATag GACTTACAAACACAGTGCAAGAGCTGCAGAAAGAAATCCAAATATTGAAGTCCGTTGACGTAAAGAGCAGCGGCGTATACACGAGATGGGGACGGCGGTCGTGCCCTGGAATCACGGAGCTGGTGTACGAAGGGTTTGCTGGCGGCGGACATTACACTCAGAAAGGAGCGAGTAGTAATTATATTTGTCTGCCACAGGACCCAATTTTAAACAGCGATGGACGAAAAGCTGGTGCCCTTAGCAAGGTTTACGGTGCTGAGTATCAAACTGATTCTGCAACGTTTcacaataatttatataacgAAGACGTTCCATGTGCCGTCTGCCGCGTTGTTGGAAAAAGCGTTGTCATGATCCCAGCGAGGAACGCCTGTTACAGCGGATGGCAAACTGAGTATTTTGGATATTTGATGTCGTCTTATTACGGCCACGAAGGAAACAAGGAACTCGTTTGCATGGACGAAAATCCTGAAAAGGCGGAAGGAAGTGATGGTGGTGATCAAAATGGTGCCCTGTTTTACTTTGCTCAAGCTGTTTGTGGCTCGTTAAAGTGTCCTCCATATAGCGAGAACAAGGCGTTAACCTGTGTGGTTTGTTCTAGATAG
- the LOC128204500 gene encoding uncharacterized protein LOC128204500 codes for MAAENKGLVCMDAENKGLVCMDAENKGLVCMDAVNKVLICMDAKNKALVCMDAENKGLVCMEAENKGLVCMDAENKELVCMDAENKLLVCMYAENKVLVCMDAENKALVCMDAENKALICMDAENKALVCMDAENKALVCMDAENKELVCMDAENKALV; via the coding sequence ATGGCTGCTGAGAACAAAGGGCTCGTTTGTATGGATGCTGAGAACAAAGGGTTAGTTTGTATGGATGCTGAGAACAAAGGGCTTGTTTGTATGGATGCTGTGAACAAGGTGCTCATTTGTATGGATGCTAAAAACAAGGCGCTCGTTTGTATGGATGCTGAGAACAAAGGGTTAGTTTGTATGGAAGCTGAGAACAAAGGGCTTGTTTGTATGGATGCGGAGAACAAGGAGCTCGTTTGTATGGATGCTGAGAACAAGTTGCTCGTTTGTATGTATGCTGAGAACAAGGTGCTCGTTTGTATGGATGCTGAAAACAAGGCGCTCGTTTGTATGGATGCTGAGAACAAGGCGCTCATATGTATGGATGCTGAGAACAAGGCGCTCGTTTGTATGGATGCTGAGAACAAGGCGCTCGTTTGTATGGATGCTGAGAACAAGGAGCTCGTTTGTATGGATGCTGAGAACAAGGCGCTCGTTTGA
- the LOC128204499 gene encoding uncharacterized protein LOC128204499, translating to MDAENNELVCMDAENKALVCMDDENKELVCMDAENKELVCMDAENKELVCMYAENKALVCMDAENKALVCMDAENKELVCMDAENKALNNELVCMDAENKALVCMDDENKELVCMDAENKALVCMVAENKGLVCMDAENKALVCLDAENKDLVCMDAENKALVCMDAENKALVCMDAENKALICMDAENKGLVCMDAENKGPVCVNAENKALVCMDAKNKALVCMDAENKGLVCMDAENKGLVCIDAENKGLVCMDAENKRLVCMDAENKGGRLYGC from the exons ATGGATGCTGAGAACAATGAGCTCGTTTGTATGGATGCTGAGAACAAGGCGCTCGTTTGTATGGATGATGAGAACAAGGAGCTCGTTTGTATGGATGCTGAGAACAAGGAGCTCGTTTGTATGGATGCTGAGAACAAGGAGCTCGTTTGTATGTATGCTGAGAACAAGGCGCTCGTTTGTATGGATGCTGAGAACAAGGCGCTCGTTTGTATGGATGCTGAGAACAAGGAGCTCGTTTGTATGGATGCTGAGAACAAGGCGCTC AACAATGAGCTCGTTTGTATGGATGCTGAGAACAAGGCGCTCGTTTGTATGGATGATGAGAACAAGGAGCTCGTCTGTATGGATGCTGAGAACAAGGCGCTCGTTTGTATGGTGGCTGAGAACAAGGGGCTCGTTTGTATGGATGCTGAGAACAAGGCGCTCGTTTGTTTGGATGCTGAAAACAAGGATCTCGTTTGTATGGATGCTGAGAACAAGGCGCTCGTTTGTATGGATGCTGAGAACAAAGCGCTCGTTTGTATGGATGCTGAGAACAAAGCGCTCATATGTATGGATGCTGAGAACAAAGGGCTCGTTTGTATGGATGCTGAGAACAAAGGGCCTGTTTGTGTGAATGCTGAGAACAAGGCGCTCGTTTGTATGGATGCTAAGAACAAGGCGCTCGTTTGTATGGATGCTGAGAACAAAGGGCTCGTTTGTATGGATGCTGAAAACAAAGGGCTCGTTTGTATAGATGCTGAGAACAAAGGGCTCGTTTGTATGGATGCTGAAAACAAAAGACTCGTTTGTATGGATGCTGAGAACAAAGGTGGTCGTTTGTATGGCTGCTGA
- the LOC128204497 gene encoding uncharacterized protein LOC128204497 has protein sequence MVAENKELVCMDAENKELVCMDAENKELKHGNTKSQADLLNLILLTAVCFAREPECSRFHYEEKLLEKVIRSEIKMEAFGDSLKEATSSMDVQSQKIAELTNTVQKHQGEIKSLKTVHGMTSGLYTRWGRRSCPGTTELVYEGFAGGGYYTHEGSSSNYICLPQDPIFDSDGRKAGQVNKVYGAEYETVSATFHTSLHDEDVPCAVCRVIGRNVVMIPARNACYSEWHTEYSGYLMSQYQTHAGNKELICMDGNPEKAEGSDGGDQNGALFYFVQAVCGSLKCPPYSANKALTCVVCSK, from the exons ATGGTTGCTGAGAACAAAGAGCTCGTTTGTATGGATGCTGAGAACAAGGAGCTCGTTTGTATGGATGCTGAGAACAAGGAGCTC AAACATGGTAACACTAAGTCACAAGCGGAtttattaaatcttattttattgACAGCCGTTTGCTTTGCGCGGGAGCCTGAATGTTCGAGGTTTCACTATGAGGAAAAGTTGTTAGAAAAAGTGATCAGATCGGAAATCAAGATGGAAGCGTTCGGCGATTCATTGAAGGAGGCAACTAGCTCCATGGATGTACAATCGCAGAAGATTGCAG AACTAACAAACACAGTTCAAAAGCATCAAGGAGAAATTAAATCACTGAAGACCGTACACGGAATGACAAGTGGTTTATATACGAGATGGGGTCGGCGGTCGTGCCCTGGAACCACAGAGCTGGTGTACGAAGGGTTTGCTGGCGGTGGATATTACACGCACGAAGGATCGAGCAGTAATTACATTTGTCTGCCGCAGGACCCCATATTCGACAGCGATGGGCGAAAAGCAGGTCAAGTTAACAAGGTATACGGTGCTGAGTATGAAACTGTTTCTGCAACATTTCACACAAGTTTACATGACGAAGACGTCCCATGTGCCGTCTGCCGTGTTATAGGAAGAAACGTTGTCATGATCCCAGCGAGGAATGCCTGCTATAGCGAATGGCATACGGAATACTCTGGCTATTTGATGTCGCAGTACCAAACTCATGCTGGGAACAAAGAACTCATTTGCATGGACGGAAACCCTGAAAAGGCGGAAGGAAGTGATGGTGGTGATCAAAATGGTGCGCTGTTTTACTTTGTTCAAGCTGTCTGTGGCTCGTTAAAGTGTCCTCCATATAGCGCGAACAAGGCGTTAACCTGTGTGGTTTGTTCTAAATAG
- the LOC128204495 gene encoding uncharacterized protein LOC128204495, giving the protein METLRYLRITILMATVCIAREPECSRFHYEEKLLEKVIRSEISMEAYEESLKKTTVSVEETVQSISEVTNAVEKLQKEIRSFKSVDVKSSGLYTRWGRRSCPGTTEMVYGGFAGGGDHSHQGASSNYICLPLDPIFDDRGRKARSVSKVYGAEYETYSATFHTGLHNEDVPCAVFRVVGRSVVMIPARNACYSGWHKEYAGYLMSSHFSHHGNKELVCMDRNPEKTEGSADSDQNGALFYFAQAVCGSLKCPPYSEDQALTCVVCSK; this is encoded by the exons ATGGAAACTCTTAGATACCTTCGGATAACCATTTTAATGGCAACCGTTTGCATTGCGCGGGAGCCTGAATGTTCCAGGTTTCATTATGAGGAAAAGCTGCTAGAGAAAGTTATCAGATCGGAAATAAGTATGGAAGCTTATGAAGAGTCATTGAAAAAGACAACTGTATCTGTGGAAGAAACGGTTCAGTCGATTTCAG AAGTAACAAACGCAGTGGAAAAGCTACAGAAAGAAATCCGATCATTCAAGTCCGTTGACGTAAAGAGCAGCGGTTTATATACAAGATGGGGTCGGCGGTCGTGCCCTGGAACCACGGAGATGGTGTATGGAGGGTTTGCTGGCGGGGGAGATCACAGTCACCAAGGGGCGAGCAGTAATTACATTTGTCTACCGCTGGACCCAATCTTTGATGACCGTGGACGTAAAGCGAGGTCCGTTAGCAAGGTTTATGGTGCTGAGTATGAAACATATTCTGCCACGTTTCACACGGGTTTGCATAACGAGGATGTTCCATGTGCCGTCTTCCGCGTTGTTGGAAGAAGTGTTGTCATGATCCCAGCGAGGAATGCCTGTTATAGCGGATGGCATAAAGAGTACGCTGGTTATTTGATGTCGTCTCATTTCAGCCATCATGGGAACAAGGAGCTCGTTTGCATGGACAGAAACCCTGAAAAAACTGAAGGAAGTGCTGATAGTGACCAAAATGGTGCTTTGTTTTACTTTGCACAAGCTGTTTGTGGCTCGTTAAAATGTCCTCCATACAGCGAGGACCAGGCTTTAACCTGTGTGGTGTGTTCTAAATAG